One genomic segment of Clostridium saccharoperbutylacetonicum N1-4(HMT) includes these proteins:
- a CDS encoding S66 family peptidase has product MKKPEALVKGDKVAIISMSSGMLGEDSAKHELELGLKRIMEFGLVPVLMPNALKGIEYLKNHPEARAEDLKEAFYDKSIKGIICAIGGDDTYRTLPYLLEDKDFINAVQDNPKLFTGFSDTTINHLMFYKLGMETFYGPCFVCDLAELDEEMLPYTKKTFQKYFENPEEQCIESSKTWYEERTDFSIAAIGTSRIEHLEQKGYEVLQGSGKVNGRLLGGCLESFYDILTKNRYDDEKVICEKYGIFPGLDEWKNKILFLETCEEKPKPEEFEKELLILKETGIFDVINAIIVGKPQDEQYYEEYKELYCKILDNKDLPIMYNVNFGHAFPRCIIPYGIDIEIDLYKKVLTLKEAIFS; this is encoded by the coding sequence ATGAAAAAGCCAGAAGCTTTAGTAAAGGGAGACAAAGTTGCAATTATAAGTATGTCAAGTGGCATGCTTGGTGAGGACTCTGCAAAACATGAATTAGAGTTAGGATTAAAAAGAATCATGGAGTTCGGATTAGTGCCAGTCTTAATGCCAAATGCATTAAAAGGGATTGAATATTTAAAAAATCATCCAGAGGCTAGAGCAGAGGATTTAAAAGAGGCATTTTATGATAAATCAATTAAAGGGATTATATGTGCTATTGGTGGAGATGACACTTATAGAACTTTACCATATTTGCTAGAGGATAAAGATTTCATTAATGCTGTTCAAGATAATCCTAAATTATTTACTGGTTTTTCAGATACAACAATTAATCATTTGATGTTCTATAAGTTAGGAATGGAAACTTTTTATGGTCCTTGTTTTGTTTGTGATTTAGCAGAATTGGATGAAGAAATGCTCCCATATACTAAAAAAACATTTCAGAAGTATTTTGAAAATCCTGAGGAGCAATGTATAGAATCAAGTAAGACATGGTATGAGGAACGCACAGACTTTTCAATAGCTGCAATTGGAACAAGTAGAATAGAACACTTAGAACAAAAAGGATATGAAGTCCTACAAGGAAGTGGAAAAGTTAATGGTAGACTTTTAGGTGGCTGTCTTGAAAGTTTTTATGATATATTGACTAAAAATCGATATGACGATGAAAAAGTTATATGTGAAAAGTATGGAATATTTCCAGGATTAGATGAATGGAAAAATAAAATATTGTTTCTTGAAACTTGTGAAGAAAAACCGAAACCTGAAGAATTTGAAAAAGAATTGCTTATTTTAAAAGAGACAGGTATATTTGATGTTATAAATGCAATTATTGTTGGAAAGCCTCAAGATGAGCAATATTATGAAGAATATAAAGAACTTTATTGCAAGATTTTAGATAATAAAGATTTACCAATTATGTACAATGTTAATTTTGGACATGCGTTTCCAAGATGCATAATTCCATATGGAATCGATATTGAGATTGATTTATATAAAAAGGTACTTACTTTGAAGGAAGCTATCTTTTCATGA
- a CDS encoding GyrI-like domain-containing protein, protein MKYERKREEKELYLPKEKPILVKVPKAKYFCIKGKGNPNSEDFSNRIGVLYSLAYAVRMMPKNGFTPEGYFEYTVYPLEGLWDMTEEGKKSAIFNKEELLYTIMIKQPDFGNEEVVKKAFEIAIKKKPNPLLEEAYFDEIEDGLAVQILHIGSYDTEPESFNKMKDYINENNLIIKSLVHREIYLSDARKVEKDKLKTVLRYMVNQNENIE, encoded by the coding sequence TTGAAATATGAACGGAAAAGAGAGGAAAAGGAACTCTATTTACCAAAAGAAAAACCAATTTTAGTTAAGGTTCCTAAAGCAAAATATTTTTGTATTAAAGGAAAAGGAAATCCTAATTCCGAAGATTTTTCTAATAGGATTGGAGTTTTATATTCACTAGCATATGCAGTGAGAATGATGCCTAAAAATGGGTTTACACCTGAGGGATATTTTGAATACACGGTTTACCCATTAGAAGGATTATGGGATATGACCGAAGAAGGTAAAAAAAGTGCAATATTTAATAAAGAAGAACTTTTATATACTATAATGATTAAACAACCTGACTTTGGTAATGAAGAAGTCGTAAAGAAAGCTTTTGAAATTGCTATTAAGAAAAAGCCAAATCCTTTATTAGAAGAAGCATATTTTGATGAAATAGAAGATGGATTAGCAGTTCAAATATTACATATAGGTTCATATGACACTGAACCAGAAAGTTTTAATAAGATGAAGGACTACATTAATGAAAATAATTTAATAATTAAAAGCCTTGTTCATAGAGAAATATATTTGTCAGATGCTAGAAAAGTAGAAAAAGATAAATTGAAAACCGTATTAAGATATATGGTAAACCAGAATGAGAACATAGAGTGA
- the rpiA gene encoding ribose-5-phosphate isomerase RpiA, producing MELKRVAGEKAAEYIKDGMILGLGTGSTSYHMIKKVGELVQNGMNLKAIATSRSTENLAKELHIPLVEIDEVDRIDLCIDGVDEIDKNFNAIKGGGGALFREKIVANLANEVIWIMDDSKLVDSIGAFPLPIEVLPYGYTQVIKKLETYSLNPKLRRKGDNIYITNNGNYIVDLHIGKPIDIIDVSEKVNGIIGALETGLFINMCKYIIVGTNNGAEVIENKIN from the coding sequence ATGGAACTAAAAAGAGTGGCAGGAGAAAAAGCGGCGGAATATATAAAAGATGGAATGATACTAGGATTGGGAACGGGTTCGACATCATATCATATGATTAAAAAGGTAGGCGAGTTAGTTCAAAATGGTATGAATTTGAAGGCAATTGCAACTTCAAGAAGCACAGAGAATTTAGCAAAAGAATTACATATTCCTTTAGTAGAAATAGATGAAGTAGATAGAATTGACTTATGTATTGATGGTGTAGATGAAATAGATAAAAATTTCAATGCAATTAAAGGTGGTGGAGGGGCATTATTTAGAGAAAAAATAGTTGCTAACTTAGCAAATGAAGTAATATGGATAATGGATGATAGTAAATTAGTTGATAGCATTGGAGCTTTTCCATTACCAATTGAAGTATTACCTTATGGATATACACAAGTTATCAAGAAATTAGAAACATATTCTTTAAATCCTAAATTAAGGAGGAAAGGTGACAATATTTATATAACTAACAATGGTAATTATATAGTTGATTTGCATATAGGAAAACCAATTGATATTATTGATGTTAGTGAGAAAGTTAATGGAATAATAGGAGCCTTAGAAACTGGATTATTTATTAATATGTGTAAGTACATTATTGTTGGCACTAATAATGGAGCAGAGGTTATTGAAAATAAAATTAATTAA
- a CDS encoding DUF1287 domain-containing protein, which yields MKKAKTIIIVLSLIAIISATVTFVVKLKYNKPNNELNNKVEEIADDISVNRVNVPDESSKVDKNQNGIPDPIDIVNSARKEAERKTIYKDAYYVGGYPPDGEGVCTDVIWRGFKGINVSIKDLMDKDIKENIPQYKGINGKADPNIDFRRVLNQDVFFKKNCIQLTTEFKENDINNLKEWQPGDIIVFIEGYEHIAIISDKRDEDGIPYVIHNSHPCASEAKLSWFHNPIHGHYRWKY from the coding sequence GTGAAAAAAGCAAAAACGATTATTATAGTATTAAGCTTAATAGCAATAATTTCAGCAACTGTTACATTTGTGGTGAAACTTAAATATAATAAACCAAATAATGAATTAAATAATAAAGTGGAAGAAATTGCTGATGATATTTCAGTTAATAGAGTCAATGTTCCAGATGAAAGTTCAAAGGTTGATAAAAATCAAAACGGAATACCAGATCCTATTGATATAGTGAATTCTGCTAGAAAAGAAGCTGAGAGGAAAACAATATATAAAGATGCATATTATGTTGGGGGATATCCACCAGATGGTGAAGGAGTTTGTACTGATGTAATATGGAGAGGTTTTAAAGGCATCAATGTGTCAATTAAAGATTTAATGGACAAGGATATTAAAGAAAATATACCCCAATATAAGGGAATCAATGGGAAGGCAGATCCTAATATTGATTTTAGACGAGTATTGAATCAAGATGTATTTTTTAAGAAAAATTGTATCCAGTTAACTACAGAGTTCAAGGAAAACGACATTAATAATTTAAAAGAATGGCAACCAGGTGATATAATAGTATTTATAGAGGGATATGAGCATATTGCTATTATTTCAGACAAGAGAGATGAGGACGGAATTCCTTATGTAATTCATAACTCTCATCCATGTGCTTCTGAAGCAAAATTAAGCTGGTTTCATAATCCAATTCATGGACATTATAGATGGAAATATTAG
- a CDS encoding MFS transporter, protein MNLFKNSIKELHSFLILWITQSLSELGSSMTNFALIIWSYQQHGSALITAMLSVCTYLPYVIMSIFAGALSDKWNKKITILVSDSFAALCTIVVLILLKTNRLEIWHIYCLNALNGLMNTIQQPAADVTISILTPKKHYQKVSGMRSFSNSLITIMTPIIATALLALTNMQVVSAFDLLTFGIAFISLLCFVKIPKVENENTKKESMLSSVKSGLSFLKHNRGILDLILFLAAINFTASIFNATLPAMILSRAEGGEVALGIINTVTGSAMLVGSIVASILPAPKSRVRVICNALLLSMSTENFFLAFGNSVPIWCVGAVLGWIAIPIMGTNMDVLLRSYIPIDIQGRVYSVRNTLQFFTIPIGYFLGGILVDKVFEPFMLYQPSSGFLTMIFGTGKGSGAALLFFILGILGVLTCIIFRRNIHIWNLEK, encoded by the coding sequence ATGAATTTATTTAAGAATAGTATAAAGGAACTTCACAGTTTTTTAATTTTATGGATTACACAATCACTTTCAGAGTTAGGTAGTTCTATGACCAATTTTGCTTTAATTATATGGTCATATCAACAACATGGCTCGGCTTTAATAACGGCCATGCTTTCTGTTTGTACGTATTTACCATATGTAATTATGAGCATATTTGCAGGAGCATTGAGTGATAAATGGAATAAAAAAATAACAATACTTGTAAGCGATAGTTTTGCAGCTTTATGTACGATTGTAGTATTAATCCTGCTTAAAACAAATAGGCTGGAGATATGGCATATTTATTGCTTAAATGCATTAAATGGCCTAATGAATACAATTCAGCAGCCTGCTGCAGATGTAACAATTAGTATTCTTACACCCAAAAAACATTATCAAAAGGTAAGTGGAATGCGTTCATTTTCAAATTCTTTAATAACTATAATGACACCAATTATTGCAACAGCATTGTTGGCACTAACTAATATGCAGGTAGTTAGTGCATTTGATCTATTAACTTTTGGTATTGCTTTTATTTCTTTGCTATGTTTTGTGAAAATACCAAAAGTAGAAAATGAAAATACAAAGAAAGAATCTATGTTATCTTCAGTAAAAAGTGGACTTAGTTTTCTAAAACATAACCGGGGAATTTTAGATTTGATCTTGTTTTTAGCAGCAATTAATTTTACAGCTTCTATATTCAATGCAACTTTGCCTGCTATGATTTTATCAAGAGCTGAAGGTGGTGAGGTTGCACTTGGTATTATTAATACAGTCACAGGAAGTGCTATGCTTGTTGGCAGTATTGTGGCATCTATATTGCCAGCCCCTAAAAGTCGTGTTCGAGTGATTTGCAATGCTTTATTGCTTTCAATGAGTACTGAAAACTTTTTTCTTGCCTTTGGGAATAGCGTGCCAATATGGTGTGTTGGAGCAGTTTTAGGTTGGATTGCTATTCCTATTATGGGGACCAATATGGATGTATTATTAAGAAGTTATATTCCAATAGATATACAGGGAAGAGTTTATTCTGTAAGGAACACATTGCAATTTTTCACAATCCCAATAGGATATTTTTTAGGTGGAATATTAGTTGATAAAGTATTTGAACCATTTATGTTATATCAGCCATCAAGTGGATTTTTAACAATGATATTTGGAACAGGAAAGGGTTCAGGTGCAGCATTATTGTTTTTTATTCTTGGCATTTTGGGTGTATTAACATGCATAATCTTTCGTAGAAATATTCACATATGGAATTTAGAAAAATAA
- a CDS encoding flavodoxin domain-containing protein, which produces MKTIVVYKSKTGFTKKYAQWITEDLSADLFEVSKVNIDILTQYDTIIYGGSLYAVGIIGVKLITKNINKLKDKKVIVFATGASPARKDAIKEVTDKNFTPEEQKYIKFFYLRGGFNYSKLNAFDKFLMTLLKWKIKHKKQGELSNDEIGMLSVYDKPVDYTLRKNVESIIAYVNHN; this is translated from the coding sequence ATGAAAACAATAGTAGTATATAAGTCTAAAACAGGTTTTACAAAGAAATATGCACAATGGATTACAGAAGATTTATCTGCTGATCTTTTTGAAGTGTCAAAGGTTAATATCGATATACTGACTCAATATGATACCATAATTTATGGCGGCAGTTTATATGCAGTAGGTATTATTGGAGTAAAATTAATAACAAAAAATATTAATAAGCTTAAAGACAAAAAGGTAATAGTTTTTGCAACAGGGGCATCACCAGCAAGGAAAGATGCGATAAAAGAGGTTACAGATAAAAATTTTACTCCAGAAGAACAAAAATATATTAAGTTTTTTTATTTAAGAGGTGGATTTAATTATAGTAAATTGAACGCTTTTGACAAATTCTTAATGACATTACTAAAATGGAAAATAAAACATAAAAAACAAGGAGAATTATCAAATGATGAAATAGGTATGCTTTCTGTTTATGATAAACCAGTTGATTATACATTAAGAAAGAATGTTGAATCAATAATAGCTTACGTTAACCATAATTAA
- a CDS encoding VOC family protein, with product MKNYDNFFMGVSNLEEARKYYENILGLQLKFDFSKKGMIAFNIGDEEPAIILKDENIFPNIKPTIWFEVENVENEYNKLKENGVAFLSEPFQIMTGMAVEFEDPFGNRLGITDYSKRK from the coding sequence ATGAAAAACTATGATAATTTTTTTATGGGAGTAAGCAATTTAGAAGAGGCACGAAAGTATTATGAAAATATTTTAGGATTACAGTTGAAATTTGATTTTTCAAAAAAGGGAATGATTGCTTTTAATATTGGTGATGAAGAACCAGCAATTATTTTAAAAGACGAAAATATATTTCCAAATATAAAACCAACAATTTGGTTTGAAGTTGAAAATGTTGAAAATGAGTATAACAAATTAAAAGAAAATGGTGTTGCATTTTTATCTGAACCTTTTCAAATTATGACTGGAATGGCTGTAGAATTTGAAGATCCATTTGGAAATAGATTAGGTATCACAGATTATTCTAAAAGAAAGTAA
- a CDS encoding AAA family ATPase, with amino-acid sequence MYPSVIHIYGASGSGTTTLGKFISEQLGYTFMDTDDYFWIKTNPEYTQKRKIEERIQMMKKDILHSDKVVISGSMVDWGDDLIPYFTLAVRVVTDKNIRIDRLKEREKKHFGSRIEIGGDMYQNHIEFIEWATAYDTGDINMRSKLKHDQWQKLIKCKQIIVRGEDDLKYNLEIIKVALGLE; translated from the coding sequence ATGTATCCAAGCGTAATTCACATATATGGAGCATCAGGTTCAGGAACAACTACATTAGGTAAATTCATATCAGAACAATTAGGATATACCTTTATGGATACAGATGATTATTTCTGGATCAAAACGAATCCTGAGTACACACAAAAAAGAAAAATAGAAGAACGGATTCAAATGATGAAAAAAGATATTTTACATTCAGATAAAGTTGTTATTTCTGGTTCAATGGTAGATTGGGGTGATGACTTAATTCCATATTTCACATTAGCAGTTCGTGTGGTTACAGATAAAAATATTCGAATTGATCGCCTAAAGGAGAGAGAAAAGAAACATTTTGGTTCACGTATTGAGATAGGTGGAGACATGTATCAAAATCATATTGAATTTATTGAATGGGCAACAGCTTATGATACTGGTGATATTAATATGAGGAGTAAGTTAAAACATGACCAATGGCAAAAATTGATCAAATGTAAACAAATTATTGTGCGTGGTGAAGATGATTTAAAATATAATTTAGAAATCATAAAAGTTGCTCTTGGGTTAGAGTGA
- a CDS encoding pyridoxamine 5'-phosphate oxidase family protein: MIDEIVIIESNQLVEDSKIVMVGTNGENGYPNIKAMMRLKHDGLKKFWLSTNTSTKMVERLKDDNKMCLYFVDDNNFAGLMLIGTIEILQDRASKELLWTDGCEVYYPLGVDDPDYTVLCFTSEWGNYYRHLKNVTFKMEDI, from the coding sequence ATGATAGATGAAATTGTTATTATTGAAAGTAACCAGTTAGTGGAGGATTCGAAAATTGTGATGGTTGGGACAAATGGAGAAAATGGTTATCCTAATATAAAAGCAATGATGAGATTAAAACATGATGGTTTAAAGAAATTCTGGCTTAGTACAAACACTTCTACAAAAATGGTAGAACGCTTAAAAGATGATAATAAGATGTGCTTGTATTTTGTTGACGATAATAACTTTGCAGGACTTATGCTCATTGGTACAATTGAAATATTACAGGATAGAGCATCTAAGGAACTGTTGTGGACTGATGGCTGTGAAGTTTATTATCCATTAGGCGTAGATGATCCTGATTATACCGTATTATGTTTTACGTCAGAATGGGGAAACTATTATCGTCATTTAAAAAATGTAACATTTAAAATGGAAGATATTTAA
- a CDS encoding N-acetylmuramoyl-L-alanine amidase family protein: MLKRISKMTSLLVCAASIISIVPAMAADVKKVDSQDGTVYAAKAKGAGIYIDGEINGKDEAEYFMTPDGKYNSIDGIDAGLAVDDLLLNQYLVMDDNDTVADIKDNYKIVDGKKRSDLQDDVATTLRKKIKNDNDGRFSDSDKQFTTTNKFLDGGSGLSAYTYTLKTPFNIGATSIKTTDTVYVDYAGNYVDADYNLGNMRVGTTTSSSVYIKNTKDTYEIKDNIGTGDHELKAVISNSSYITVSSDVVYRWANLSIFEKDKGADDSTYTNVTDTILFGGKGTLFTSGSGLNKSVAVLQQFTKATATDDIDGIKYPKDSTVYFCAKYDSKSSTNGGVSDKLVLGKSVADASSKTGHTISAAKMTGDATGFVSAALDTSTAGSHKLYAETVKLKSENGFNHLDISDSDSIDVPDNYAIQTGSGTLWGLDSGYVKQWDKSNDNFAKVYKVDGGLNNISVGNKDIMILWNEDDKNYSIINNTSKTGTTASTATTNAGTAATTTAATATAGWVKAADGTWTYNKTDGTKAIGWLKDGTAWYYFKTDGVMSTGWSKDGGNWYYLNASGAMQTGWINDNGTWYYCNASGVMQANTTVDGYVLGASGAWIK, from the coding sequence ATGTTAAAAAGAATTTCAAAAATGACAAGTTTATTAGTTTGTGCAGCATCAATTATCTCAATTGTTCCAGCGATGGCTGCTGATGTTAAAAAGGTAGATTCACAAGATGGAACTGTTTATGCTGCAAAAGCTAAAGGTGCAGGAATTTATATTGATGGAGAAATAAATGGTAAAGATGAAGCAGAATATTTTATGACTCCTGATGGAAAATACAATTCTATTGATGGTATTGATGCTGGACTTGCAGTGGATGATTTATTATTAAATCAATATCTTGTAATGGATGATAATGATACAGTTGCAGATATAAAAGACAACTATAAGATAGTAGATGGTAAGAAGAGATCGGATTTACAAGACGATGTAGCTACAACCTTAAGAAAAAAAATTAAAAATGACAATGATGGAAGATTTTCAGATTCTGACAAACAATTTACTACTACTAATAAATTTTTAGATGGTGGTAGTGGATTAAGTGCTTATACTTATACGTTAAAAACTCCATTTAATATTGGGGCTACATCAATTAAAACTACAGATACAGTTTATGTAGATTATGCTGGAAACTATGTTGATGCAGATTATAACTTAGGTAATATGAGAGTTGGTACGACAACTAGCAGCAGTGTTTATATCAAAAATACTAAAGATACTTATGAAATAAAGGACAATATAGGTACAGGAGATCATGAATTAAAAGCTGTAATTAGCAACTCATCATACATAACTGTTAGTTCTGATGTAGTGTATAGATGGGCAAACCTTTCAATATTTGAAAAGGATAAAGGTGCTGATGACTCAACTTATACGAATGTTACAGATACAATATTATTTGGAGGAAAAGGTACATTATTTACTTCAGGTTCAGGTCTAAATAAATCTGTGGCAGTATTACAACAATTTACAAAGGCTACTGCGACAGATGATATAGATGGTATTAAGTATCCTAAAGATTCAACTGTTTATTTCTGCGCAAAATACGATTCAAAAAGTAGCACTAATGGTGGAGTTTCAGATAAATTAGTATTAGGAAAATCTGTAGCTGATGCAAGCAGTAAAACTGGTCATACAATCAGTGCGGCAAAAATGACAGGTGATGCAACAGGTTTTGTAAGTGCAGCCTTAGACACTTCAACTGCTGGAAGTCATAAATTATATGCAGAAACTGTTAAATTAAAATCAGAAAATGGATTTAATCATTTAGACATTAGTGATTCTGACAGTATCGATGTACCAGATAATTATGCTATTCAAACTGGAAGTGGGACTTTATGGGGATTAGATTCAGGCTATGTAAAGCAATGGGATAAGTCAAATGATAACTTTGCAAAAGTATATAAGGTAGATGGCGGATTGAATAATATTTCTGTTGGTAACAAAGATATCATGATTCTTTGGAATGAAGATGATAAAAACTATTCAATTATAAACAATACATCTAAAACAGGAACGACTGCAAGTACAGCAACTACAAATGCAGGTACAGCAGCAACTACTACAGCTGCAACAGCAACAGCTGGTTGGGTAAAAGCAGCTGATGGAACTTGGACTTATAACAAAACTGATGGAACTAAGGCTATTGGCTGGTTAAAAGATGGAACTGCTTGGTACTATTTTAAAACAGATGGCGTTATGTCTACTGGATGGAGTAAGGATGGAGGTAATTGGTATTACTTAAATGCTTCAGGAGCAATGCAAACTGGTTGGATTAATGACAACGGAACTTGGTACTATTGCAATGCATCAGGTGTTATGCAAGCTAATACAACTGTTGATGGATATGTATTAGGTGCAAGTGGTGCTTGGATTAAGTAA
- a CDS encoding HAD family hydrolase: MEWLFMDIGSTLVDEEQCDKYRIKETLKQEKAPSRDEFVSRMNFYATQNKDAYKCTLKEFGLNKVKWNCDYEKLYEGTYEVLELLHQRFKLGIIANQVLGTEKRLYNLGIRCFFDLIVTSAEEKISKPDLKIYNIALNRANCSPSNAYMIGDRLDNDITPAIKIVMKTIWVKQGWGGMGSLDELPKKPDVIISNFTDIINYI; encoded by the coding sequence ATGGAATGGTTATTCATGGATATTGGATCTACATTGGTTGATGAAGAGCAATGTGATAAGTATAGAATAAAGGAGACTTTAAAACAAGAAAAAGCACCTTCTAGAGACGAATTTGTATCGAGAATGAATTTTTATGCTACGCAAAATAAAGATGCATATAAATGTACTTTAAAAGAATTTGGACTAAATAAAGTGAAGTGGAATTGTGATTATGAAAAGCTATATGAAGGTACTTATGAGGTGCTTGAGTTACTGCACCAAAGATTTAAATTGGGGATAATAGCAAATCAAGTTCTTGGTACAGAGAAAAGGCTCTATAATCTAGGAATAAGGTGTTTCTTTGATCTAATAGTAACTTCTGCTGAAGAAAAAATTTCAAAACCAGATTTAAAAATCTATAATATTGCATTAAATAGAGCAAATTGTTCCCCTAGTAATGCATATATGATTGGAGATAGATTAGATAATGATATTACACCAGCAATAAAAATAGTAATGAAAACTATATGGGTGAAACAAGGATGGGGAGGGATGGGGAGTTTGGATGAATTGCCCAAAAAGCCTGATGTTATAATTTCTAATTTCACGGATATTATTAATTATATATAA
- a CDS encoding RNA polymerase sigma factor: protein MNADELIYNYGTYIYNYALKLSCHPNTAEDLCQETFIRAWEKIDTLKNPDAIKSWLRRICLNNFLMNERQKNNHMELLYDEIEILEQEGNLYVNTYTKPEDEVIVKESISELQNGCFLAMARLLTLNQRIAFSLVDMFGLSLEEVSEVLNISKSATKGLLYRAHMNLASFFDKHCNILDVKNPCSCEAWIEFASKKENLQDEVKQKNSKLVKTLNYKESNYAFNDNVRNKIIYLYKNIPDKKPSDEWYERVIWVLNN from the coding sequence ATGAATGCTGATGAGTTAATATATAACTATGGAACATATATATACAACTATGCTCTTAAATTATCATGCCATCCAAATACGGCAGAGGATTTATGTCAAGAAACTTTTATAAGAGCATGGGAAAAAATTGATACTCTAAAAAATCCTGATGCAATTAAATCTTGGCTACGTAGAATATGTTTAAATAATTTCTTAATGAATGAGAGACAAAAAAATAATCATATGGAACTTCTTTATGATGAAATTGAAATCCTTGAACAGGAAGGTAATCTTTATGTAAATACATATACTAAACCAGAAGATGAAGTTATTGTAAAAGAATCAATAAGTGAATTACAAAATGGGTGTTTTCTTGCTATGGCACGACTTCTTACCCTTAACCAAAGAATAGCTTTTTCCCTTGTTGATATGTTTGGTTTATCATTAGAAGAAGTATCAGAGGTATTAAATATATCAAAAAGTGCTACAAAGGGACTTCTTTATCGTGCTCATATGAATCTTGCTTCTTTTTTTGATAAGCATTGCAATATTTTAGATGTGAAAAATCCATGTAGCTGCGAAGCCTGGATTGAGTTTGCTAGTAAAAAAGAAAATTTACAAGATGAAGTGAAACAAAAGAACAGTAAACTAGTTAAAACCCTAAATTATAAAGAATCAAATTATGCTTTTAATGATAATGTTCGTAATAAAATCATTTATTTATATAAAAATATACCAGATAAGAAACCTTCAGATGAATGGTATGAAAGAGTTATTTGGGTTTTAAATAATTAA